The sequence AGGGAGGCGCTTCGACCCGGCGGAAGTCCGCGCCAACGGAGTATCATTACTTACGCGCAAGTATACTCATACGAGAGTATACCATTGCATGTAGGGGCTGGCGGCATTACTCATATGGAAGTGTACTTCTCTGTGAGTATAGATGCCTGGAATTGTCGACCGTGACACGGAACAGCAGGAACTGCGCGCGCTCCTTGATCGGGGAACCCAGCAACTCGCGCTCCTCTACGGACGACGACGAATCGGGAAGACCTATCTCCTCAATCACATCTGGTCCGGAAAGCAGGTCTTCTACTTCACCGGCGCGGAGACGACCGAGGCGCAGAACCGAGCAACGCTGGTCCAGGACCTGGCCGACTGGTCCGGGGACACGCTTCACGCAGAAGACTACCCGACATGGCGGCAGGTCTTTCGACTCCTCCTTGAGGTACGGAATCCAGAGCCCCTCGTCGTCGTGCTCGACGAGTTCCAGTACTTGGGGACGACGCCAGAGGAGTTGGGGAGCATTGCGTCGGAGCTCAATGCGGTGTGGGAGCAGCAGCGTCCGAATCGCCCCTTCTTGCTGATTCTATCTGGTTCGGCAGTCAAGACGCTCGAGGCCCTCGACGAAGGTGGAGCGCCGCTCTACGGCCGTTTCACCTGGAAAGCCAAGCTCGAGCCGTTCGACTACGGCCATGTCGGGGAGATGGTGCCGTTCGCATCACTTCGGGACAGGGTGCGCTGCTACGCGGCGTTCGGCGGCACGCCACGCTATCTCGCGGCACTCGATCTCGATCAGACACTCGACGAGAACATCTCGCGCCTCCTCCTCGATCCGCGTGGAGAGGTTCGTTCGCTCATCGAGACGGCGCTTGTACAGGAACGCGGCCTTCGCGAGGTCGCCAAGTACCAGGCGATCCTGCGCGCCATCGGTGTAGGCAGTACTGAGTTTGCCGAGATCAAGATTCGTGCAGGCTTGCAGGGGGACGCCGATACGGTCGTACGCCGTATGCTGGAGAAGCTGATGCACCTGGGATACGTGCGTAGTGAGCGCAACATGGGGGCCAAGGCCACTGCCGCGTTTCGCTATCGCATCGACGATCCGGCCTTTGCGTTCTACTATGCCTTCGTCACACGCTTTGAGGCAGCCTTGGCGCGGAACGACGCGATGTCCATCTGGAGCCAGCACGTCTCGGGGATCTTCGATGGTTACATCGGGCATGTCTTCGAGCGCGTCGCCGAACAGGGGTATCAGCGGTTGCGGGTGCGACGCGACCTTCCGCTTGTTAGCGATTGGGGGCGTTGGGAGGGGCAGGACAGTGAGCGACAATCGCGTGAGATCGATATCGTCGCCCCCCTCGTCGACGGCCGGGTGATGACCGGCGGCGTCAAGTGGAACTCGACACCAGTCTCAGCCAAGTGGCATCGACATCATATGGAGGGACTGCACCGACTGACCAGGTCTGGTGTGGCGTGGGCACATGCGGCCGCCAAGCCGGAGTCACCACTGCTGTGGGTGGCGGCCGGCGGCTTCGAACCCGAATTCGCATTGGCGATTCAGCAGGAGCGCCCTGAGGTCTACCTGTGGGACCTCGAGACGCTGTATGGCGCAGACGCGATGTGGATGAAGTAGTCGCGACAGCTGCGGTCGTCCAAAGCAACGCCACCATGCACCGCCTGCTGGCCTCACGACCCCGACGGATCCTTCACCGCGCCAGCCACATGCGGATCGTCCGGTTCACCATCGCGGTGGCATCGTGCTGCACAAAGTGACCCGCCCCAGGAATCGTCGTGATGGTGAGGTCCTGTCCCACCCACTGCCAGGTGTCGTTGAGCGCCCCCGGGAGCAAGTACCGATCTCCCAGCCCATGAATCATCAACACCGGGGCCTGCACCTTGGTCACCGGTGATGAATCCACCATGTAGGGCTCACGCGGATAGTTCTGCCTGTAGTAGGCGAGCATCCCCTCGGCGTCCGACCGCCGAAAGGCCTCCACGTACTTCGGCCGGGCGGCCGCATCCGTGACCCACGACGCCAGCCCTTCCGGCGTGAGCGCGCTGGCCGCATCAGGCATCTGGAAATTGCGCGCGTATTGGCTGTTGCGCGCCTGCTCCGCATTGGTGGCCAGTTCTCGCCGCAGGCCACGCATGTGCGGCAGGTTGAGGATGATGAGCTTCTCGACGAGTGCGGGGCGCATCATCGCCACCGCCCAGGCCACCGCCCCGCCCCAGTCGTGCCCCACGACGATGCCCCGTTCACGGCCCAGCGCGCGCATCACCGCGGCGACATCGTCCACCAGGAGCGCCATGTCGTACTGCTCCACACCTTTTGGCTTGTCGCTCAGGTTGTAGCCACGCTGGTCCATGGCCACCACGTAGTAGTCGTCCGAGAGCGCCGTCATCTGGTGGCGCCACGTATACCAGAAGTCGGGAAAGCCATGGATCATGATGACCAATGGCTTTTGCGCGTCGCCGAGCGCGGCGTAGTGGATGCGGACTCCGCCGGTGGAGACGGCGTAACCGTGGGCGACCCGGCGTTCGAGGTCATCAGGAGCCGACTGCGCGGGGGCGGACATGCTGAGAAGGGAAAGAAGGAGTACCGCCAGGGATCGCATGGTTTCGCCGGAGAAGGGAGGTACACCGTGCCGGGCACCTGGGCCAATGATGCACGCGCGCCACCTGTTCAGGGTATGGGCAGCTCCTGCCACTCCACGGTCGCGCGCGGCCCCGCCGAATCGGTGCGCACCCGATAAATCACACGAAGGTCCCGGTGGCCGGAGCGCCGGATCGTGCGCGTGGTGACATACTCGATCACCTGCCGATACGGTGGCGCCTTCGTCAGGTCGATGCGCCAGTCGACCACCTGCTCCATGGTGCCGCCAGGTACGGGCTGTTGGGCAGTCGCTGCGGAACGGTAGGTAACGGTGTTCGCCGTGAGGTCGTGCTCCACCGAATAGCGCGGACCGTTGGGGTCGCGTACGGGAATGGGCGCCGGTGGCAGCAACGCCAGCCGCGGCGCCGGACGCGGGGCAGCCGCCGCGGGGACCACGGGAAGGACGAGCCGCGACACCCCCGCGACGCCATCGTGCGCCACGTGCACCGTGTTCTCCGCCGGGAGCGGGTTGGGCCAGTTGGAGGGCCAATCGCTGGAGGCGATGGTGACGCGGATGCGATGCCCCTTTCGGAAGAGGTAGGACACGTTCTGCAGCGTGGCCCGGTACCGATACGCAACACCCGGTGTGATCTCACTCGTCGGGACCACCTTCCACTCGGCCGGCGTCCGGGGATTCACGTCGGACTCGCGGTATGAGGAGTTGAGCCACCCACGCGTCACCAGGTCGGATCGCCCGTCCGGCGACACGTCGCTGAGCTTGATGGTGAAGTCGGTGTTGGCCGCGGTCGACGTGGCGACGAAGGTGATCTCGGGCATTCCCGTCGACTCGACGTCACCCCCCAGCGGCCCGGTCGTGTAGGTGAGCGATTCTCCCTCATCGATCCGCTGGTCGGGAAGGACGAGGTAGTCCTCGTACCGCGCATCGAACCAGGTGCCGTAGGGCCCGGAGGCGCTCCCCACCCACGGACGGTAGCTGAACGTTCGCGCGGTGGTGTCGCGTGGCGCAGTCACAGACAGGGTGCCGTTGCCGTCGAGGAAATAGGTCGTGGGCACCGTTCGGGCGATGGGCCAGCTGTCTTCGGACCGCCACGCGTTCTCGCGCATGACGAACAGGGTCACCGGTGGCTCGCGCGTGATCCCGGTGTCGATCCCCTTGAGGAAGTGATCGAACCAGGCAAGGACGGTGCGCGAAAAGTCGATGGGATGTGCGGGTCCGAAGCCCCCATGGGTCCAGGGTCCGACAATGAGCTTCTGCGGGATCCGCTTCGCCTTCAGCACCTGCCAGGTGAGGTAGGCCTCGTCGTGGTTGCGCGCGTGATCGAAGTAGTTGCCGACCTGTAGTGTTGGCACCGCGTAGTCGGCGTACTTGCTGCGCAGGTCCTTCTCCTGCCAGTACGCGTCGTAGCGGTCATGTGCCCACTGCGGCGCAAAGAACCCTTCCCAGCCGTTGTCACGCACCTTCGCCTGCCACCGATCGAGGTCGAGCGTGGGCTCGCCGTCAGCCCCGGGATACACGGGTCCGCGCAGCATGGTGGAGAGGACGTTCGACGCACCATGCCAGACGTAGGGGTGGTTGGAGCGCACCCCACCAGGATACCAGTGGTCGCCATAGAAGTTGGCGTACGAGCTGTTGACCGCGATCGCCGCGAGGTGCGGCGGCTTGAGCGCCGCGACCCGCGTGGCATTGATGGCCCCGTAGGAAATCCCCCACATCCCGACCTTGCCCGTGGACCACGGCTGGGCGGCGGCCCACTCCACGACGTCATAGCCGTCACGGAACGAGATGGCGTCGAAGTAATCGGCCATGATGCCGGTGGAGCTGCCCGTGCCGCGCCCCTCCGCAAGCACGGTCACGTAACCCCGCTCCGCGAAGTACGTGTCGAGCGTGCGGCCGTAGGGCCAATAGCGAACCACAACGGGGTAGCGCCCGGGAGCAGCGGGGCGAACGATGGTCGCGCCGAGTCGCGTCCCGTCGCGCATGGGGATGAAGACCTCGTGCTCGACAGTGACCGCGTGGGTGGGTGGTGCTGGTGGGAGCGGGACCGGAGTCGACTGAGCCACAACGGGGCGGCCGACCGCCAGGAGGGCGATCAACGCGGCGGCGAACGTGCGAGCGGTCATGCGTCTCGTGAACCTGGGGAGCGATCCCGGGAACGATGCAGGCGCCGAGGACGATTTGCCAAACCTCGTCCTGCTTGGCGCGGCAGCCTGGCTGTGCCGGCGATGCCCGAATGGAAAACGGGCGCCCCGAGTGACCTCTGGGCGCCCGCTTTGGATCCATCAGTGGCTAGGGACGGAATCGAACCGCCGACACGCGGATTTTCAGTCCGCTGCTCTACCAACTGAGCTACCTAGCCAGTCCCCGAACCGCAGGGGAGAGCAAACATAACCCGTCCGGCAGTCCAAACGGGAGCCCCGCTCCCCCACAACACCTGTGGGGGCGAGCAAGCCATCCCCTTGCCGTACCGACA comes from Gemmatimonadota bacterium and encodes:
- a CDS encoding alpha/beta fold hydrolase; protein product: MSAPAQSAPDDLERRVAHGYAVSTGGVRIHYAALGDAQKPLVIMIHGFPDFWYTWRHQMTALSDDYYVVAMDQRGYNLSDKPKGVEQYDMALLVDDVAAVMRALGRERGIVVGHDWGGAVAWAVAMMRPALVEKLIILNLPHMRGLRRELATNAEQARNSQYARNFQMPDAASALTPEGLASWVTDAAARPKYVEAFRRSDAEGMLAYYRQNYPREPYMVDSSPVTKVQAPVLMIHGLGDRYLLPGALNDTWQWVGQDLTITTIPGAGHFVQHDATAMVNRTIRMWLAR
- a CDS encoding CocE/NonD family hydrolase; the encoded protein is MTARTFAAALIALLAVGRPVVAQSTPVPLPPAPPTHAVTVEHEVFIPMRDGTRLGATIVRPAAPGRYPVVVRYWPYGRTLDTYFAERGYVTVLAEGRGTGSSTGIMADYFDAISFRDGYDVVEWAAAQPWSTGKVGMWGISYGAINATRVAALKPPHLAAIAVNSSYANFYGDHWYPGGVRSNHPYVWHGASNVLSTMLRGPVYPGADGEPTLDLDRWQAKVRDNGWEGFFAPQWAHDRYDAYWQEKDLRSKYADYAVPTLQVGNYFDHARNHDEAYLTWQVLKAKRIPQKLIVGPWTHGGFGPAHPIDFSRTVLAWFDHFLKGIDTGITREPPVTLFVMRENAWRSEDSWPIARTVPTTYFLDGNGTLSVTAPRDTTARTFSYRPWVGSASGPYGTWFDARYEDYLVLPDQRIDEGESLTYTTGPLGGDVESTGMPEITFVATSTAANTDFTIKLSDVSPDGRSDLVTRGWLNSSYRESDVNPRTPAEWKVVPTSEITPGVAYRYRATLQNVSYLFRKGHRIRVTIASSDWPSNWPNPLPAENTVHVAHDGVAGVSRLVLPVVPAAAAPRPAPRLALLPPAPIPVRDPNGPRYSVEHDLTANTVTYRSAATAQQPVPGGTMEQVVDWRIDLTKAPPYRQVIEYVTTRTIRRSGHRDLRVIYRVRTDSAGPRATVEWQELPIP